One Triticum dicoccoides isolate Atlit2015 ecotype Zavitan chromosome 5B, WEW_v2.0, whole genome shotgun sequence genomic window carries:
- the LOC119313083 gene encoding uncharacterized protein LOC119313083 codes for MGSLMAGWSSHALDDDLKARFMRNRSLTKEEVEAFWRQHKKPAPEDNVDGGETVVASSPRQGRSTLSHVRSSPPALTSTSSVDGDGEAAASPSASRDWWTRSSWAFLNEPPPQQRREGAGVGQGAAAAV; via the exons ATGGGCTCTCTCATGGCTGGATGGAGCTCACACGCGCTCGATGACGATCTCAAAG CTCGTTTCATGAGAAATCGTTCGCTgaccaaggaggaggtggaggccttctggaggcagcacaagaagccggCGCCGGAGGACAACGTCGACGGCGGCGAGACCGTCGTCGCCTCCTCTCCCCGC CAGGGGAGGTCGACTCTGTCTCATGTCCGTTCGTCGCCGCCGGCGTTGACCAGTACCAGTAGCGTGGATGGTGACGGCGAGGCTGCCGCTAGCCCCAGCGCGAGCCGCGATTG GTGGACGAGGAGCAGCTGGGCGTTCCTCAACGAGCCGCCGCCGCAGCAGCGCCGCGAGGGAGCAGGCGTTGGgcaaggcgccgccgccgccgtctga